A segment of the uncultured Desulfobulbus sp. genome:
TCCGCCTTCCTCCGAGTGTTGCAAGGTATCGGATGTGGCTTGGTCAATGCTCAAGGCCAAGACCAGCAGCCCGAGTATGAATACGGCTACGAGCAATCCTTGTGGCTCCATACAGTTTCTCCTGGACTAAAATTAATTTGGCCGTCATCTGCGATCGACCTTTGAGAACTGGATGCAGCCTACCGTTCAATCGTGCATAAAATGTGGAGCAAATAAGGAAAGCGGGTGAAGGTATTTGAAGAAAATCGGGGGGAAGGAAAAGTGAGCCCATTGCCCGGGGAAGCATGGAAGAAAGAGCAGCTCTCAGGGCAATGGGCGTCAAAGGGTGAGTACGGCAGATGTTCAGGCTACGGCTCCCTTATATTGAGAGGAGGATTATTTCTCCTGCCACACCGGCGCCCGTTTCTCGCGAAAGGCATTCACGCCCTCTTTGGCATCCTCGGTGGAGCAGAGGCGGGCAAAGGCCTCGTTCATGAAATCAAAGGCCTTGTAGTAGTCGAGATCTGCCCCGGAATAGAAGGATTTCTTGGCTATCTGCATTGCAATCGGGCTTTTGGCGGCCAGGGTCTGGGCCCATTTGCGCGCCTCCTGCTCCAGGTCCTCGTCCGGCACAACCCGGTTTATCAAGCCCATGCGGGCTGCCTCTTCAGCCTGGACAAATTCCCCGAAAAAGAGCATCTCAAGGGCCTTCTTGCGACCGATGGATTTGGACACGGGGACCACCGGTCCGATGCAGTTGAGGCCAACGTTAATTGCGGTCAGACCGATGCGTGCCTTGGCCCCGGCTATGGCCAGGTCTGCCGCCGCAACCAGGCCGGCTCCGTTGGCGGCAGCCACGCCGCTTACCTGGGCAATCACCGGTTTGCTCATGCGGCTGATCGAAACCAGCGGCGCCTCCATGCATTCGACCCAGCCGCGCAGATCCTGAGTCGATCTGCCCTCGATATAGCTGACATCGATGCCGGCGCAGAAGGCCTTGCCCTCCCCCTTGATCAGCACCACCCGCACCTTGTTGTCCGCCTCGACCTCCCACAGGGCACGATCCAGCTCCTTAGCAAGCCCCAAAGTGAAGGTATTCAACTGGGTTGGGCGGTTCAGCTTGATCTCCGCCACAAAATCATCACCAACACTGACAACGATATCTTCATATCCCATGACCAACTCCTCCTTGTTGATGTCGATAAAAACGCTCGCTCATGAGCGTCGCCACTTCGGATTTTCGGTACAGCCAAAGGAACGAACTAAAAAACGCCTTTTGCTCGGCAAACCGGCCGGGCTATCCTCACTTCTCCTGTATTATTTTGCATAGTTCAGCACGGTCCGCCCCTCCCTTTCCGACTGCAGAGAGAGGGGCAAGGGTTGGCAGCTACCGCTGAAGTCTGTACCCCTTGCCCTCCATGCACCTCTGGATCAGACCTTCTTGCATATCAAAGCGTTCAAGCCCGCCAGTGTCTGTAAAGGAAATGGATTGCGTATTCCTGGAGGCTTGCTGTCGACAGGCGGCCATATCGGCGTCAAAAACAGTCTCAGTGATGCCGGGTTTGGTCCAGGAATTGGGCTGGGAGCAACTGGCAAGAAGCACCACGAACAACAGGCGGCCAGCAAAAAAACTTTCCTGAAAAACATGCGGCTTACGCGATAGAGCGGACATGCAATGCCTCCCTTCACAACAAAAAATTTGTCTGCAACCCTTCAGCACTCCAGGTCTCCAAGTGCAATACCCAGAAACCCCAGCCACTATGCCCCTGAAAGAGCAGAAGCAATGCAGCGAAGGCGGCAAGCCCCCCCTTCAAGCAGAGTCTCTCCATGGGGGGAGGACAGGATCACCGCAAGCTTGCCCTTTTACGGAGGGCTATTTTTACAAAACCGTGCATTGAACCCGTGGATATCAACCAGATATAATAACAACATCCACCTTTGCAATACGATCAATTTGCAATACGATGAGTGGGAACTGAGGCCACCGCCTGATCGCCGCCCGTCCGATTTATCTGAAGGATATCCACCTGCAGGGACGTCATTTTACAACCTGATTACCATAAACCCTCAGTTCAAGGATCTGATTTCGAAATTCCTCACATTCGTTCGATATGACATCGAGCCCGTGGGGCGACCCGAGGAGTGACACACCACCTGGATCTCATCTCATCAAACTGAGCTTCGGTGCTAACCATATATTATATATACAATCATTTGATTTTATTTAAAAGTTTTATCAAAAAACAAGAGCAAAGACCTTTTGGGGGACAGCGTGGAAGGGGCTGCTGAACGATCTCAAAAGTCGCTTCACTGTAGCACAACCGAGGCCCAAGTACGCAAAAAGTAATTCGATAATCGTTGCCAAAGGATGCAAATGGTTAACGCAATGATTTTTTTATAAAAATAAATCGAGTGACAAGGGCACATTCAATGCATTCAGGTCGCTAATCAATTGAGCCCACTCCTTTTCACAGAGGAAATACTATGCAACGAAACGTTATCCGCCTTCTTGCTGTCCTTATTTGCGGCATGTCCATTGCCGTATCGGCTGCGGCAAAATCCATCCATGTGGAATGGGGGTTCACCCCCCCAACCGAACCGACGGTGACAGGTTTCAAACTTTACCAGGAGGGGAGCGCTGTTTGCCAAACCCAGGATCCCAATGCAACAGCCATGGATTGTGAAGTCACCCTCACAGCGGCAACCACGAACTTCACCCTAACCGCCACCTTCAGCGATGGAACGGAAAGTCCACACTCTTCGCCTTTTGCGTATGTGTCCAGTGATTTTTCTCCCCCGGAAGATGGGATTACGGATACGCTTCAGGCCGTCATCGAGGCCACGCCACTCACTGGAACCGTCCCCGTCACCGTGAATTTCAGCGCAGCCTCTTCCACAGGCACTGTCAGTCAGTATCTGTGGGATTTTGGTGACGGTTCAGTGGCGTCAACGAACACGATCAGTCATGAATATACCTCTTCAGGAACCTACACCGCTCAATTGACCGTGACCGATGACGCGGGCTCCAGTAATACTGCCACGACAGCCATTACACTCACGGCGTCAGAGGTGACACCAACCCCACCGACAGCGGTCATTTCCTCCTCAGCAGCAGCGGGACCCGCACCTCTTTTAGTGAGCTTCGATGGTTCTGGGTCTACTGCAGACAGCTCGACCTCCATCACTAACTATGCCTGGAGCTTTGGCGACGGGAACACTGCTCTTGGAGCAGCTGCTCTCCATTCATTCACTTCAGCTGGCGCCTATACCACTGAGTTGGCAGTGACCGCGAGCAACGGACTCACCAGTTCCGCGACGACTCCAGTAGTCGTCACTATTGCCGCAACCAACGTGCCGCCCAAAGCGCTTTTCGATGCCAACCCAGACAGCGGCTCCGCCCCCCTATCAGTCAGCTTTGACGGTTCCGCCTCATCAGACAGTGATGGATCTGTCGCCTCTTACACCTGGTATTTCGGTGACGGCAACTCCGGAACCGGCCAAACAGTCACACACACCTACACGACGGAGGCGGCATTCACAGCGGTCCTGCAGGTCACTGACGATATGGGCGCAACGGGAACTTCCTCAACAACGATTACCGTACAGCCGGAGGCAACATCTGCAAGTTTGAATATCGAAACAGGTGAGATAGCGGTAACTGGCAATTGGGTTCGTGTTCCTTTTAGCTCCACTTTCGAGAAGCCGATCGTCATTGCCGGGCCTGCCAGTTACAACAATGCCGAACCAGGGGTCATTTGCCTGCGCAATGTTAATTCTACAGGGTTTGATATCAAATTCAACGAATGGGATTACCTGGATAAAGTGCATCCGGAAGAGACTGTCAGTTATCTTGTCATGGAAAAAGGAAGACACTCTCTTCCTGACGGCTCTCTGGTTGAAGCAGGAACCTTCTCAGGGTCGTCCAAGTGGTCAACGGTTACTTTCAGCGAATCTTTTACAAAGGCACCGGTTGTCATGACCGCTATCGCCACCATGAATGAAAGTGAAACCATAAGCGGTCGTGTTAAGGACATATCGACGACAGGTTTTTCCTACTATTTCCGTGAACAGGAAAAAAACGTCAACAAGCACGTCGAGGAAACGGTTCATTTCATTGCATGGGAACCCGGCGAGGGCAGTCTTGAAAACATGCAGTACCGAGTTGCCACTGCAGCCGAGACTGTACCAGACACCTGGCAGCGATTTGCCTTTCCAAGTGTTTATCCTGCTCGCCCGTTATTCTTGGCACATATGCAGACAACCAGAGACATTCAACCGTCGGCTTTGCGGATGCAAAACCTGTCAACAACAGCGGTAGAGGTAAAAGTCGAGGAAGAGCAATCAAAAGATTCGGAAGTGGCGCATTCAGCGGAATCAGTAGGTTATATCCTCCTCATTCAAAAATAATGGTTTCGAATAAAACGAAAACCTGAAAGATACACATTGTAGAATCCGCACATGACGAAGCGCGAAACGTGATTCTCGAGGCGTTATACGAGAATGACAAGCAGAATGGTTCCCAGTCTTGAAGGATGTTACGAACCTCAATCAACCCAGAAAAGAGGTACCCCCTATACCGCAGGGTACAACATGCCGACAATCGCTCCGGTCATCAACGAGGCAAGCAGGCCGGCCAGCAGCGACTTGGGTCCCAGGGAGGTAATCTCGCTTCTCCGTTCCGGACAGAGACCTCCCAACCCACCGATGAATATGCCCAGGCTGCCGAGATTGGCAAAGCTGCACATGGCATAGGTGAGGATGATACGAGAATGATGGCAAAGGGCCCGGGAGTTTGGCCATCTCGATATAGGCGAGCAATTCATTGAGCACCACCTTGGTGCCCATGAGCGATCCGGCCACCCGTGCCTCCTCCCAGGGAACGCCGATCAACCAGACCACCGACGCCATGATCACCCCTAAAATCCGCTCTAACGAGAGGGGGCTCCCTGCAACGTCGGGCACGGCCCCCAGGCCGATATTGACCAGCTTCACCAAGGCGACAAAGACGATCAGGATCGCCACGATATGAAAGAGGAGTTGCAGACCGTCCCATGTGCCCTTGGCCACAGCGTCCATGGCGCTGGTCGCCTCGGAACGGAAAATCTCCCGCCCCACGGTCTGTGGCTCGGTTTCCGGTACCATGATCGCCGCAAGCACCAGAGCAGCCGGGGCATGAATAATGGAGGCGATGAGAATGTGGCCAAAGGAATCCGGGATGACATCCTGCAAAAGGGAAGCGTAAAGCATGAGCATGGTGCCGGCGATACAGTATATTTCCAGCAAATCCAGAGCAAGAAGGTGACGCCCATGCAGGCTGATCTCAAACAGGTTATCTACGCCCTCTCCGACGCCCTTGACCTTGTCGGCGTGGATGATGTCGCCCACAGCAAACGGGTGGGGATCATGGCGGCCGAGTGCTGCCGCTGCATGGATAATGCTGGACAACAGGCGGCCTTCATGTTCGAGCTGGGCCTCCTGCACGATATCGGCGTCAGTTCAACCCAGGTACACAAACATCTGGTCGAGGAATTTGATTGGCAGGGCTCCCGGGAACATGCGGAGGTGGGGTGGCAGCGGCTCAAGGATTTCATGCCTCTGGCGCCAATGGCCGACCCCATTCGCTACCACCACACCCGCTGGTAGAGGAACTGGCGGAACCGGAACTCGATCCGCAGGTGGCCCAGGCGGCCAATCTTATCCTCCTTGTGGACCGGGTCGATGCCCTGGCTGCCTCTTACTATCTCTCGCACAGCCTCCTACTCCACCAAGAGGATATCCGCAGGGAGATAAAGGTTGGAACGGAACGTACCGGTAGAGCCCTGGCAAGAAATGTGATACATTCAAACAGGGTCCCGGGGATACTGCCATATCCCTTGTTGCTCATGGCGGCCTCCAGAAGAGTGAAGTTGTTCACTTCTGAAGGCCGCGCTTTCTAAGGAAAGTGCGGCCGCCGCAATTTCACTGCTATGTCAATAATTTTTTATATTTTTTTCAGATTAGCCATGAAATCCGCCTACTCGCCTGGCCGATCTGAAACTCCAAACTCCAGAATCTCGTAACATTGGTGCATAAATAGCGTTCAGTTGGCCAACCAACTGAGCGCTCACTCCTTTTCACAGAGGGACTACAATGCAACGAAACGTTATCCGCTTTCTTGCTCTGCTTATTTGTGGACTGACCATTGCGGTATCCTCTGCGGCAAAATCCATCCATGTGGAATGGGGGTTCACCCCCCCAACCGAACCGACGGTGACCGGTTTCAAACTTTACCAGGAGGGGAGCGCTGTTTGCCAAACCCAGGATCCCAATGCAACAGCCATGGATTGTGAAGTCACCCTCACAGCGGCAACCACCAACTTCACACTGACCGCCACCTTCAGCGATGGCACGGAAAGTCCACACTCTTCACCCTTTGCGTATGTGTCCAGTGATTTTTCTCCCCCCCCCGATGAGGGGGGCACTGATACGCTTCAGGCCGTCATCGAGGCCTCGCCACTCACAGGAACCGCCCCCCTCACCGTGAATTTCAGCGCAGCCTCTTCCACAGGGACTGTCAGTCAATACCTGTGGGATTTTGGTGACGGTTCAGTGGCCTCAACAAGCACGATCAATCATGAGTATACTGCTGCAGGAACCTTTACCGCCCAACTGACTGTGACCGATGAATCGGGCTCCAGCAACACTGCCTCCGTAGACATTACACTCACGGCGTCTGAGGTGACACCAACCCCACCGACAGCGGTCATTTCCTCCTCATCAGCAGCGGGACCCGCACCACTTTCAGTCAGTTTCAATGGCTCGGGTTCCACTGCAGAGAGCACAACGACCATCACTGACTACTCTTGGTCTTTTGGCGACGGCAACAGTGCGGTTGGAGCAACTGCAACCCACTCGTTTACCTCACCTGGCGCCTATAACACCGAGTTGACCGTGACCGCCAGCAACGGAATTGCCAGTTCCGTGACAACTCCGGTGGTCGTGACGACTGCCCCCACCAATGCACCGCCAACAGCCGCCATCGACGCTGATCCAGGCAGTGGTGCAGCCCCCCTGTCCGTGAACTTTGACGGATCAGCCTCTTCGGACAGTGACGGATCTATCGCCTCGTACACCTGGTATTTCGGTGACGGCAACTCCGGGACCGGGAAAACGATCACACACACCTACACCACCGAGGCAGCATTCACCGCGGTCCTTCAGGTCACTGACGATATGGGCGCAACAGGAACTTCCTCAACAGCGATTATAGTACAGCCGAAGCAAGAATCAGTCAGTCTGGATGCCGAAATAGGGGATCAAGAACAAGACGATATAGTTTCGATGATAATTTCGATTCTTGCTCACCGCCGAAAAGAACTCTCCCGCTGATCAAGATAACGACAGGGCGCAGCCTTTGTCCACAACCGATTATTAGGAGCGATATCATCCCCAAAGGGGAACGTGAGGAATCAGCCAAGCTGGTGCTCGATGATCATCAGATTCAATCTGATTTGGCACCACAGTGACTCAAATAAGACAGCCTCGTGAAACGTGATGGCTTCGTAAAAAGTCAAAACATAAATGTCAAGCATCGTAAAATCAGTAAATTACGAAGCTCGAAACGTCGTTCTCGGGCCTTTTTACGAGAACGACAAACGTCAAAAGCCGAAAAATCACGGTTAGCCAAATCAATAAGTTAGAAGGCAAGAGACGTCGTTTTCGTGGCTTTTTACGAAAACGACAAATAAGAGTTACCGGCTTTTGATCACCCTCGAAGCAGGCCGCCTACAGCCATCCCGGTCGCGCACGACACCCACAACCGCTGATCGGGCCCCTCGCCTGCTCGAAAAAAATCTACACCATTCCGACAATCGCCCCGGTCATCAACGAGGCGAGCAGGCCGGCCAGCAGCGACTTTGGACCCAGGGAGGTGATCTCGCTTCGCCGTTCCGGACAGAGACCTCCCAACCCACCGATGAGTATACCCAGACTGCCGAGGTTGGCAAAGCTGCACATGGCATAGGTGAGGATGATACGGGAGTGGTGACTGAGGGCATCAGCAGGTAACTTGGCCATCTCGATATAGGCGAGCAGTTCGTTGAGAACCACCTTGGTGCCCATGAGCGATCCGGCAACCCGTGCCTCCTCCCAGGGAACGCCAATCAACCAGACCACCGGGGCCATGATCCCTCCTAAAATCCGCTCCAAGGAGAGCGGGCTCCCTGCGACGTCGGGCAGGGCCTCCAGACCGATATTGACCAGTTTCACCAAGGCGACAAAAACGATCAGGATCGCCACGATATGAAAGAGGAGTTGCAGGCCGTCCCAGGTCCCCTTGGCCACAGCGTCCATGGCACTGGTCGCCTCGGATCGGGAAATCTCGCTCCCCACGGTCTGTTGCTCGGTTTCCGGCACCATGATCGCCGCAAGCACCAGGGCGGCCGGGGCATGAATGATGGAGGCGGTGAGGATGTGACCAAAGGAGTCAGGGATGACATCCTGTAATAGGGAAGCGTAGAGCATGAGCATGGTGCCGGCGATGCAGGAGAGGCCGACCGCCATCATCGCGAAGAGCTCGCTTCGCGTCAGCCGCAGCAGGTAGGGCCGGATCAACAGTGGCGCCTCGATCATGCCCAGGAACACATTGCCCGCTGCCACCACGCCAAGAGCGCCTCCCACCCCCATGGTTTTCCTCAGGCACCAGGAAAAGGTCTGCACCACCTTGGGCAGGATGCGCCAGTAATAGAGCAGGGCTGTCAGGGCACCGATCAGAAGCACCAGGGGCAGGGCCTGAAAGGCCAGGGAAAAGGAATGGCCAGGCGTGGTCTCGGCAAAGGGCAAGGGGCCTCCACCCACATAACCAAAGACAAAGGAGGTTCCGGCGGCGGTCGCCTCCTGAAAGGCCAGGACCACCGCATTGAGCTTAATGAAGATCTGGCGAAACAGGGGCGCTTTTAGCATGAGCATGGCGATGAGCGTCTGCAACACCAGACCGGAGAGCACCAAACGCCAGGACAAACGCCGCCGATTTTCGCTCAGCAGCCAGGCCAGCACCAGCAAAACAGCGATCCCCAACAGACCTCGTCCCATCTCTCCTCCCCTTGCGCCAAGGCGCTTATGGCCCTCAATCGCGGCGGGACATTCTCGCTAAGCGGAATATCGTCCGCCCCTTTCACAACCTCTTGAAACCATGGTAGAGTACCAGTAAATTCCCTGCAAATCCAGACCAAGAAGGTGACGACCATGTACGCTGATCTCAAACAGGTTATCTACGCCCTTTCCGATGCCCTCGATCTTGTCGGTGTGGATGATGTCGCCCACGGCAAACGGGTGGGGATCATGGCGGCCGAGTGCTGCCGCTGCCTGAAGAGTGATGTGCTCCAGGCAGCCTCCATGTTCGAGTTGGGTCTGCTGCACGATATCGGCGTCAGCTCAACCCAGGTACACCGCCACCTGGTCGAGGAATTTGATTGGCAGGGTTCCCGCGAACACGCGGAGGTTGGATGGCGGCGGCTTAAGGATTTCGCGCCTCTGGCGGCAATGGCCGACCCCATTCGCTACCACCATACCCCCTGGGGGACACTGCCAACAAAGGACCTCGATCCACAGGTAGCCCAGGCGGCCAACCTCATCCTCCTGGTAGACCGGGTCGATGCCATGGCGGCCCCCTATTCCCTCTCGCACAACCTCCTGTTGCACCAAGAGGATATACGCGGGGAGATAGGCAAGCGTTCAGGCACCTATTTCGCACCGCACCTGGTGGATGCCTTTTTGCGGGCGTCGCGTACCGAGGCCTTCTGGCTCCATCTGGAACAACGATCGGTCCAGAGCTATCTGGCTGACCAACTGCAGCAGGCCCACCCCTTTACCGCCACCATGGACGAGCTGCGCTTCCTCGCCCGGATCTTTGCCCGCATCGTCGATGCAAAAAGCCCCTTTACCGCGGCCCACTCCCTGGGGGTCTCGCGCCTGTCGCGTTTGCTTGCACAAAAGCTGGGAATGGATACGGAACAGTGCGACAAGATTGAGATTGCCGCGCTGCTGCATGATCTGGGCAAGCTGCGGGTCCCCGATGAGATCCTTGATAAACCGGCGCAACTGGACCGGGAGGAACGAATTTCCATCAACACCCACACCTTCGAGACCTATCAGATTCTGCGCAACATCCGCGGATTTGAGGAAATCGCCTGCTGGGCTGCCTACCACCACGAAGAACCCGACGGCTCCGGCTACCCCTTTCACCTCCCCCTGGCGGCCATGCCCTTGGAGGCGCGGATTGTCCGTGTGGCCGATATCTTTCAGGCCATGGCCCAAGACCGGCCCTACCGAAAAGGTCTGCCCGCGGAGGGGGTGATTGCCTTTGTGGAAAAACTTGCCGCACAGGGACGGGTGGATGCGGAGATTGTCGCCATCGCACGAGCCTCTCTGGATGAAGCCATGGCTGCTGCCTGTCCACAGGCAACAGATCAGGCCTTGCCCTGACTTCGCTCACACCGATTACTCGACCCTACGGTTCGCGGTCCCCCGCAGCTCTTGGGCTCAATCGCAGCCAGAGCTGGGCATCAAAGGGCACGATGAGCTTGCCGCCCTTTTCTGGTGAACAATGTTGCTGTGCAGTCCCATAGAGGATCTTTTCAAAAACAATCCCATCGACCTGGAGACGACTGTCCGCAAAGGGGGCCGCCAAACGAGCCCGCAATTCCGGACCACGAATGAGCGTCCCGGCAACCCGATCCCACTCCCTGCGAGGGAGAGTTGCCGCAGTTTTTTGCCAGTCAGGCAGCCTTTGGGCGCTATCGCATAAATATTGACTGATCCAGGGGAAAGAGATCGCGCGGCCAAGGGCAAGTGAACGCGGAGGGGGCAACGACGGAGAACGCTCTTCAAGCCATTGGCGAACCAACCGCCCATAGGTGGCTTCACTCACGGGACAGTCGGCAAAGGCGGTGGTATGGGCACGAAAGGTTGCCCAGAGATGATCTGAAGATTCCTCAACCCAGGGCGAGCAGGCCTGAAGCGCTTTGCCAGGAGCAAGAGCGAAAAACAATACCAGCAGGACCCAACACCGCCACCGCCTTGATTGGCTGCCCTGGATTGCCCAAGGGTTGATTGCGACCATCATAGTAAAGCGATCGATATTTGCACGATTCATTTGGGGGTAGCCATTTTGGCGCATATCGAGATATACCCCAAATTACCCCCAGCTTATCCTTGCTGTCAATGAATTTGCAGAGACACTGCTCGACGACAAAAAGCCCGCATTCTCAATGAAAATGCGGGCTTATTGATTTCTTTGGACTGCTTGAGCGAAATGAATGGGGTGAGCGATGGGACTTGAACCCACGACCTCCGAGGCCACAACCCGGTGCTGCCACCAGCTGAGCTACGCTCACCACGCAAACGTGGGCTTATATACACGCCCAGAACAGGTTTGGCAAGTCAAATTTCACGCTGCAAGCTCCCGATTGCAATGTTTACAGACTTTGGCCTGGGCCTTGACCAGCTCCGAGCAAAAGGGGCACTCTTTGAGAAAGTTGGCAGCCAACAGATTTTTCAATGCCAGATTCACTTCCATGAAGAGGTGCTCGTCACGAAAGCTGTGATTGCGCAGGGGATCCAGGCAGCTCAGGTCATTGATCGGCACCAGCATCTCTATGGCCCGTTTTCTGTCCTCAACCTTGGCCGATTCATCGAGGAGGATGAACATGACCGGTTGCAGATTTTTATCGGCAACCGCGGTTTCCATCTCGGCCAGCGCCTTTTGCTGCGCCATGTAATGCTCGTTCTGCCGTTTCAGCGCTTCGATATCCACAATGGAACCGGTAAAGGCATCCTTGCCGGCCACCATCATGGTGTAGGTTTCCTTGGAGTTGGGAATCTCCATATAGCGGTAAGAACCGACGTGGCCGTACTGATTGGCAATGAAATCCCAACCTTTGACAAAAAGTGGACAGGTATCGTTGAGGCAGATAAACAGATACTCCGAGCCCCAGCCCAATCCGTCGCCAACATGGACCGCCGGTGAATGGCAGAGGGTCAAATCGCCGCTACAGTGCGGACAGTAGTGTTTTTCTTCAGCATATTTCAACACGGTGGACAACATGATCGGAAACTCCTTAGGGTTGAACTACATTCTCTGCCCTGGGCAGGGGACAGGGGGGACCGCCGACCGGCGGTATCTGCACACTGGGTCAGCTGCCGCCGGTTGGTCCGGTCGGCCGAAGCAGCGACAGAAGGCACCAGAGGGCAAAGAGCACCAGAAAAAAGAGCTTTTGACGACGAGATCGAGACATGACGGTAGAGTAACCATTGCCCCGGCCCTGGTCAACCGACCGACCCGGCCAGATTACCCAATCCGGCTACAGCATCCGTCCCAAAACATCGTCCACGGCCTTGGCCTGCCGCATGCGCGCCTGAAGAAAGGTCTGGGTGAGGTGGTCGGCGTTTTCATCGATCAAATCACAGAGCCCCTTGATCGAGGCATCATCGGCCATTGCCATGACCTTGTGTAAGTTCTTGGCAAAATCGATCACGATCTTACGACTATCGCCCGAGGTTGACATGATCTCGGCATAGGTCCGTGGATTCTGCGAATGCACCCGCGACATGGCCAGGATCGGATAGAGCGAGGTCAGGGTGCAGTGGCTGGCGATATCGTCGCTGGTGATGCCGTTCTCGCCCAGAGTCATGGCCAGGGCCACGGAGATCATGGTGGGCAGCTTCTGGCCGATACCCATGAGCAGGTCATGCTTTGT
Coding sequences within it:
- a CDS encoding enoyl-CoA hydratase-related protein, whose amino-acid sequence is MGYEDIVVSVGDDFVAEIKLNRPTQLNTFTLGLAKELDRALWEVEADNKVRVVLIKGEGKAFCAGIDVSYIEGRSTQDLRGWVECMEAPLVSISRMSKPVIAQVSGVAAANGAGLVAAADLAIAGAKARIGLTAINVGLNCIGPVVPVSKSIGRKKALEMLFFGEFVQAEEAARMGLINRVVPDEDLEQEARKWAQTLAAKSPIAMQIAKKSFYSGADLDYYKAFDFMNEAFARLCSTEDAKEGVNAFREKRAPVWQEK
- a CDS encoding PKD domain-containing protein — protein: MQRNVIRLLAVLICGMSIAVSAAAKSIHVEWGFTPPTEPTVTGFKLYQEGSAVCQTQDPNATAMDCEVTLTAATTNFTLTATFSDGTESPHSSPFAYVSSDFSPPEDGITDTLQAVIEATPLTGTVPVTVNFSAASSTGTVSQYLWDFGDGSVASTNTISHEYTSSGTYTAQLTVTDDAGSSNTATTAITLTASEVTPTPPTAVISSSAAAGPAPLLVSFDGSGSTADSSTSITNYAWSFGDGNTALGAAALHSFTSAGAYTTELAVTASNGLTSSATTPVVVTIAATNVPPKALFDANPDSGSAPLSVSFDGSASSDSDGSVASYTWYFGDGNSGTGQTVTHTYTTEAAFTAVLQVTDDMGATGTSSTTITVQPEATSASLNIETGEIAVTGNWVRVPFSSTFEKPIVIAGPASYNNAEPGVICLRNVNSTGFDIKFNEWDYLDKVHPEETVSYLVMEKGRHSLPDGSLVEAGTFSGSSKWSTVTFSESFTKAPVVMTAIATMNESETISGRVKDISTTGFSYYFREQEKNVNKHVEETVHFIAWEPGEGSLENMQYRVATAAETVPDTWQRFAFPSVYPARPLFLAHMQTTRDIQPSALRMQNLSTTAVEVKVEEEQSKDSEVAHSAESVGYILLIQK
- a CDS encoding nucleoside transporter C-terminal domain-containing protein; this encodes MLYASLLQDVIPDSFGHILIASIIHAPAALVLAAIMVPETEPQTVGREIFRSEATSAMDAVAKGTWDGLQLLFHIVAILIVFVALVKLVNIGLGAVPDVAGSPLSLERILGVIMASVVWLIGVPWEEARVAGSLMGTKVVLNELLAYIEMAKLPGPLPSFSYHPHLCHVQLCQSRQPGHIHRWVGRSLSGTEKRDYLPGTQVAAGRPACLVDDRSDCRHVVPCGIGGTSFLG
- a CDS encoding HD domain-containing protein — translated: MQADLKQVIYALSDALDLVGVDDVAHSKRVGIMAAECCRCMDNAGQQAAFMFELGLLHDIGVSSTQVHKHLVEEFDWQGSREHAEVGWQRLKDFMPLAPMADPIRYHHTRW
- a CDS encoding PKD domain-containing protein, with product MQRNVIRFLALLICGLTIAVSSAAKSIHVEWGFTPPTEPTVTGFKLYQEGSAVCQTQDPNATAMDCEVTLTAATTNFTLTATFSDGTESPHSSPFAYVSSDFSPPPDEGGTDTLQAVIEASPLTGTAPLTVNFSAASSTGTVSQYLWDFGDGSVASTSTINHEYTAAGTFTAQLTVTDESGSSNTASVDITLTASEVTPTPPTAVISSSSAAGPAPLSVSFNGSGSTAESTTTITDYSWSFGDGNSAVGATATHSFTSPGAYNTELTVTASNGIASSVTTPVVVTTAPTNAPPTAAIDADPGSGAAPLSVNFDGSASSDSDGSIASYTWYFGDGNSGTGKTITHTYTTEAAFTAVLQVTDDMGATGTSSTAIIVQPKQESVSLDAEIGDQEQDDIVSMIISILAHRRKELSR
- a CDS encoding nucleoside transporter C-terminal domain-containing protein — its product is MGRGLLGIAVLLVLAWLLSENRRRLSWRLVLSGLVLQTLIAMLMLKAPLFRQIFIKLNAVVLAFQEATAAGTSFVFGYVGGGPLPFAETTPGHSFSLAFQALPLVLLIGALTALLYYWRILPKVVQTFSWCLRKTMGVGGALGVVAAGNVFLGMIEAPLLIRPYLLRLTRSELFAMMAVGLSCIAGTMLMLYASLLQDVIPDSFGHILTASIIHAPAALVLAAIMVPETEQQTVGSEISRSEATSAMDAVAKGTWDGLQLLFHIVAILIVFVALVKLVNIGLEALPDVAGSPLSLERILGGIMAPVVWLIGVPWEEARVAGSLMGTKVVLNELLAYIEMAKLPADALSHHSRIILTYAMCSFANLGSLGILIGGLGGLCPERRSEITSLGPKSLLAGLLASLMTGAIVGMV
- a CDS encoding HD domain-containing phosphohydrolase, translating into MYADLKQVIYALSDALDLVGVDDVAHGKRVGIMAAECCRCLKSDVLQAASMFELGLLHDIGVSSTQVHRHLVEEFDWQGSREHAEVGWRRLKDFAPLAAMADPIRYHHTPWGTLPTKDLDPQVAQAANLILLVDRVDAMAAPYSLSHNLLLHQEDIRGEIGKRSGTYFAPHLVDAFLRASRTEAFWLHLEQRSVQSYLADQLQQAHPFTATMDELRFLARIFARIVDAKSPFTAAHSLGVSRLSRLLAQKLGMDTEQCDKIEIAALLHDLGKLRVPDEILDKPAQLDREERISINTHTFETYQILRNIRGFEEIACWAAYHHEEPDGSGYPFHLPLAAMPLEARIVRVADIFQAMAQDRPYRKGLPAEGVIAFVEKLAAQGRVDAEIVAIARASLDEAMAAACPQATDQALP
- a CDS encoding zinc ribbon domain-containing protein, with the protein product MLSTVLKYAEEKHYCPHCSGDLTLCHSPAVHVGDGLGWGSEYLFICLNDTCPLFVKGWDFIANQYGHVGSYRYMEIPNSKETYTMMVAGKDAFTGSIVDIEALKRQNEHYMAQQKALAEMETAVADKNLQPVMFILLDESAKVEDRKRAIEMLVPINDLSCLDPLRNHSFRDEHLFMEVNLALKNLLAANFLKECPFCSELVKAQAKVCKHCNRELAA